TGATTATGCATCGGGCCTTCAAGAGAAAAACGGCACAGAGCGATCTAATCGTGCATATGCCTGTAAAAGAAATCCTTGGTATTTCCCTTCCCATGCTCATGACATCGACCTTGACTTTTATGATCGCTCAAACAGGGGTAATCATGCTGGGCATGTTCAGACCGGAAACCGAGGTAGGATACTATGACATCGCGGTGAGACTCGCAACCTTGACAACATTTGTCCTGACCTCAATCAACAGCATGGCAGCCCCCAAGTTTTCAGAACTGTACCATACCGGGAAAATGGAGGAGCTTTTCTACGTTGCAAAAAAATCGGCCAAGCTTATTTTCTGGACCACTTTACCAATACTGCTCGTATTGGTGTTTATAGGCAAGCCCATTTTGAACCTATTCTTCGGGCCAGACTTTACGGCAGCATATCCAGCTATGGTCCTCCTACTGATCGCTCAATTTGTGAATTCGATCTCCGGTTCCACCGGATATTTCATGAACATGACAGACAACCAAAACGTCTTTCGAAACATCATTCTTGGCGCAGCCATCGTAACTGTCGCCCTTGGCTTTCTACTAATTCCGACCTTCGGTATCAACGGTGCAGCTTTTGCGGGGATGATTAGCATTGTCTTCTGGAATATAACAACCATCATTTATATAAAAATGAAATACAACAACTCGATTTCATATATACCATTCATCCGAATATTCAAAACTCATTAACTTTTCCATTCATCATTTTCAATTTTTATGCGAAAAAGGCGTAAATCTTAAGGCACCCAAATTTTTTCAATGCTCGAGCTCCAGCAAGTAGCATTACTCGTTTAAAAAAACCCTCGCGTTCCCAAATTGGCTTGTTGCTACCTTCCTGGCAGGATGAAGGCAAGACCATGGGTCCTGCTCTCATCATTCCTAGCAAACACATCGGCTCGTAGGAACTGGCTCATTCGCTCGGTTACCGCCCGACAATGGACGCAGGGCCGTGTGCCCATTTCCAGGGAGCTTTGCCAGTTCTGGGACTGGTGGCAGGAAAATAGTCACCTCAGATGGCAGCAATGAAGGATCTTGCTGAGGAAACTCTTATGCACAACCATTTAAGACGTTTTGCATAGAAACATGTAATGCACCCCATGCATGGCAAATTGGCATTCACAAGACAGAAATCCGTCATCGTTCATTTTTTTCAACTTTTAAATATGCAAAAATCGGATGAACCATAAAATGCAACTACCCAATTTCTTTATTATTGGAGCACCTAAGAGTGGAACTACTGCATTAAGCGAATACCTGAAATTACATCCTGAAGTTTTTTTTTCCACGCCAAAAGAACTTCACTTTTTCAATGATGATTTTTCACACAGGCATACGCAATCTCTAAATCAGTACATTTCATATTTTAGTACTGCAAATGAAAACCACAAAGCTATTGGGGAAGGTTCCGTATTCTATCTAAGCTCGAATACCGCTGTACAGAACATCCTTAATCTAATACCAAACGCCAAATTTATTATTCTGCTACGGAATCCAATTGAAGCCTCATATGCATGGCATTGGCAGGCAATTTATAGCTTCGGTGAGCAGTTATACGATTTTGAAAATGCTTGGCGAGCACAGCCAGAGCGACTTATTGGTAAAAAGATCGACCCCTACAATAGGGTCCGAGAAGCTTTACAATATGGAATGCTTTTTAAATATGGGGAGCACTTACAAAAAATCTTGCCGATTGTTTCTCCACAAAATTTAAAAATCATACTATTTGAAAACTTTAAGAGCAATACTGATCAAACTTATCAAGATGTATTGGCATTTCTACATCTATCACCATACCACTTAGATAATTATAATATATTTAACAGCAGTAAACATTTCCAATATAAATACGTAGAACAATTTCTTCGCATATGTTCTCGTTGTAGGCAACGAATGCATATTAGAAAAAGTTATGGTGTTATTACAAAATTAAAAAAATGGAACACTAAGTACGCTAAACGTCCGCCATTAAGTGATAAATTCAAAATTGAACTTATAAATTATTTTTCGTCTGATCTTCAAAAGGCATCTGAGTTGATTAGACGTGATCTTACGGGGTGGCTCCGTGTCTAAGAAAATAACGTTTTTACTTCCCGGCTCTTCAGGTAAACCGTCTGGAGGGGCTCGTATTGTTTATGAATACGCAAACCGCCTTGCAAATAGAGATAATTCGGTTAGTATCGTTCATGCTCCGATAACCAGGATTGATTCATCTTTAAAAATGCTCATCAAAGCTATTGTTCGTTATCCGCAGCGCATTCTAGACAAATCATTCCGCCCTGATCGATGGCTTCAAGTAGACAAAAAAGTCCGGGTTTTTTGGGTTCCTTGTTTCTATGAACACTTTATCCCTGATGGCGATATCGTCGTTGCAACTGCTTGGATGACATCTGAATGGATATCTCGATATAGCCCTCGCAAAGGAGAAAAATTTTACTTTATTCAACATTTTGAAGACTGGGACACTTCAAAAGAACGTGTTGAGAAAACCTGGAAGCTTCCACTACACAAAATAGTCATTGCAAAGTGGCTTAGAAATATAGCAAAACAGCTTGGACAATCAGTTTTTTACATACCCAATGCGCTAGACTTTCATCATTTTTTCACTGAAGTTCCGATTCATAGAAGAAAGCCTAATCGTGGAGCAATGCTTTATCATACTCATGAATTTAAAGGTT
Above is a genomic segment from Desulfatiglans anilini DSM 4660 containing:
- a CDS encoding glycosyltransferase family 4 protein, with translation MSKKITFLLPGSSGKPSGGARIVYEYANRLANRDNSVSIVHAPITRIDSSLKMLIKAIVRYPQRILDKSFRPDRWLQVDKKVRVFWVPCFYEHFIPDGDIVVATAWMTSEWISRYSPRKGEKFYFIQHFEDWDTSKERVEKTWKLPLHKIVIAKWLRNIAKQLGQSVFYIPNALDFHHFFTEVPIHRRKPNRGAMLYHTHEFKGSNYGLEALEKVHRINQKLEMDFFGLPAPPKNLPPWITYHQNPSQVKLRNIYNRAAFFVAPSLSEGWPLPPAEALACGAALVATDIGGHKEYSIHGNTALLSPPKDTDALASNIVKLIDNNELRFRLVINGQKLLNQFTWEKSVTAFEQALYYSCY
- a CDS encoding flippase; amino-acid sequence: MIRFFQTKLQNLISDKKFSQILTGSVWALGARVISTLLAMITTIIIARVYGPEIIGVMAIIASFLSFATIFTIMGTNTSILRLIPEYMAKHSATSAFILYRRIQYLVAGVSVFTGCLLFIFSDLIATRLFSKPHLSFLFALAAIFVGSLSIMNLNTQAVRALQLIRTFAIMQLLPGFSKLLILLALMFIFSNPYLPVYALFGAYFFTALFGAVIMHRAFKRKTAQSDLIVHMPVKEILGISLPMLMTSTLTFMIAQTGVIMLGMFRPETEVGYYDIAVRLATLTTFVLTSINSMAAPKFSELYHTGKMEELFYVAKKSAKLIFWTTLPILLVLVFIGKPILNLFFGPDFTAAYPAMVLLLIAQFVNSISGSTGYFMNMTDNQNVFRNIILGAAIVTVALGFLLIPTFGINGAAFAGMISIVFWNITTIIYIKMKYNNSISYIPFIRIFKTH
- a CDS encoding sulfotransferase family protein, which encodes MQLPNFFIIGAPKSGTTALSEYLKLHPEVFFSTPKELHFFNDDFSHRHTQSLNQYISYFSTANENHKAIGEGSVFYLSSNTAVQNILNLIPNAKFIILLRNPIEASYAWHWQAIYSFGEQLYDFENAWRAQPERLIGKKIDPYNRVREALQYGMLFKYGEHLQKILPIVSPQNLKIILFENFKSNTDQTYQDVLAFLHLSPYHLDNYNIFNSSKHFQYKYVEQFLRICSRCRQRMHIRKSYGVITKLKKWNTKYAKRPPLSDKFKIELINYFSSDLQKASELIRRDLTGWLRV